A genome region from Labrus mixtus chromosome 9, fLabMix1.1, whole genome shotgun sequence includes the following:
- the slitrk3a gene encoding SLIT and NTRK-like protein 3: MLWVTLLSTIALGWTTPIPLLEDSEEIDEPCFEPCYCEVKEGIFHVHCDSKGFTNVSQISQIWSRPFKLNLQRNSMRKLYFNSFLHLNNAISINLGNNALQDIHAGAFNGLGILKRLFLHENKLEVFRNDTFLGLESLEYLQADYNVIKRIESGAFRHLHKLRVLILNDNLIPVLPNYLFRSVSLTHLDLRGNRLKTLPYKGTLEYVGRSLMEIQLEENPWNCVCEIVQLKTWLERIPYTALVGEITCEYPFHLHGKDLREIKRSELCPLLSDAEIEAKLGIPRVPFSNENTWPTKPSSMLSSFHNTASSVEYKERVVKPTKRPRPTKNSPTPRSVYPGINQPPIAGYQTRPPIPIICPAGCTCNLHINDLGLTVNCKEKGFHNISELLPRPLNAKKLYLSGNLIQKIYRSDFWNFSSLDLLHLGNNRISYVQEGAFINLPNLKSLYLNGNDIERLTPGMFRGLQMLSYLYFEYNVIREIQPNSFSLMPNLQLVFLNDNLLRSLPTDAFAGTNLARLNLRNNYFLSMPVHGVLEHLSSIVQIDLHQNPWDCSCDIIPLKQWLEKLSSVIVVGDVFCKTPEYAFGKDLRFLEVEVICPELKYSSGPSPALPGGDDSTTGSSNMGEAGGRGAVPLSVLILSLLILFISAVFVAAGFFAFVLRRRKKLPYRKRSEVDLTGIQMQCRIFEDPPRQSCAGNAGTPEKPTPSMHTHNHTSHTHAHGHVYDYIPHPVTQMCNNPIYKPREGEIAEDDRAQFSEKKDNGTSSNSNYRTLLEKDREWTLAVSNSQLNTIVTVNHSTADMAGFHENGGLCPTVIDSQRPTPTVGFVDCLYGTVPKLKDMHVAHAHPPGMQYPDLQQDARLKETLLFTAGKGCYPDPSQSDYLELRAKLQTKPDYLEVLEKSYRF, translated from the coding sequence ATGCTGTGGGTTACCTTGCTGAGCACCATAGCCTTAGGATGGACCACGCCGATCCCACTACTCGAAGACTCCGAGGAGATAGACGAGCCCTGCTTCGAGCCCTGCTACTGCGAGGTCAAAGAGGGCATTTTTCACGTCCACTGTGACAGTAAAGGATTTACAAACGTCAGCCAGATCTCCCAGATTTGGAGTCGGCCCTTCAAGCTCAACCTGCAGAGAAATTCGATGAGGAAGCTTTACTTTAACAGCTTCCTCCATCTAAACAACGCGATATCCATTAACCTCGGTAATAATGCCTTGCAGGATATCCATGCTGGGGCATTCAATGGCTTAGGAATACTCAAACGGCTCTTCCTACACGAAAACAAACTTGAAGTTTTCCGGAATGACACTTTTCTGGGCTTGGAGAGTTTAGAATATCTCCAGGCAGACTACAATGTTATCAAACGGATTGAAAGTGGTGCATTCAGGCACCTCCACAAACTGAGAGTGCTCATACTAAATGACAATCTCATCCCCGTGCTCCCAAATTATCTTTTCCGGTCTGTGTCACTCACTCATCTGGACCTAAGAGGAAACAGACTAAAGACATTGCCATATAAAGGCACACTGGAGTATGTTGGGAGGAGCTTAATGGAAATCCAGCTGGAAGAGAACCCCtggaactgtgtgtgtgagattgtcCAGTTGAAAACATGGCTGGAGAGGATCCCTTATACAGCTTTAGTTGGGGAGATCACATGCGAGTACCCGTTCCACTTACATGGGAAAGACTTACGGGAAATCAAGCGCAGCGAGCTCTGCCCGTTACTTTCTGATGCAGAGATTGAGGCCAAGCTGGGAATTCCCCGGGTCCCTTTTAGCAATGAGAACACATGGCCTACTAAACCTTCCTCTATGCTCTCCTCCTTTCACAACACAGCCTCTTCTGTGGAATACAAGGAAAGAGTCGTCAAGCCTACCAAACGACCTCGGCCTACAAAGAACTCACCAACCCCTCGTAGCGTCTACCCAGGCATCAACCAGCCTCCCATCGCTGGCTACCAAACAAGGCCTCCAATCCCGATAATTTGTCCAGCTGGATGCACTTGCAACCTTCACATCAATGACCTAGGACTTACAGTTAACTGTAAAGAGAAAGGCTTTCACAACATCTCTGAGCTCCTCCCTCGGCCTCTCAATGCCAAGAAATTGTATCTCAGTGGGAACCTAATACAGAAAATCTACCGTTCTGATTTCTGGAACTTCTCAAGTTTGGATTTACTGCATTTAGGGAATAATAGGATATCCTATGTCCAGGAGGGCGCCTTTATCAACCTGCCAAACTTGAAAAGTTTATATCTTAATGGGAATGACATCGAGAGACTCACCCCTGGGATGTTTCGAGGGCTGCAGATGTTGAGCTATCTTTACTTTGAGTATAACGTCATCCGTGAGATACAACCCAACTCCTTTTCCCTAATGCCAAACCTGCAGCTGGTTTTTCTCAATGACAACCTGCTGCGCTCCCTCCCCACCGATGCCTTTGCTGGCACCAACCTTGCACGCCTCAACCTCCGTAACAATTACTTCCTTTCCATGCCTGTGCATGGTGTTCTTGAGCACCTGTCCTCCATTGTCCAGATTGATCTCCACCAGAACCCGTGGGACTGCTCCTGTGACATCATCCCCCTCAAACAGTGGTTAGAAAAACTCTCCTCAGTCATCGTGGTTGGAGATGTCTTCTGCAAGACACCTGAGTATGCTTTTGGGAAGGACCTGCGCTTTCTGGAGGTTGAGGTCATCTGTCCTGAGCTTAAGTATTCTTCTGGACCCTCACCGGCTCTGCCTGGGGGGGACGACTCCACCACAGGGAGCTCTAACATGGGGGAGGCAGGCGGGAGAGGGGCTGTCCCACTGTCTGTCCTCATCCTCagcctcctcatcctcttcattTCTGCGGTGTTTGTGGCTGCCGGGTTTTTTGCCTTTGTTCTTCGTCGCAGGAAGAAGCTACCCTACCGGAAACGTTCTGAGGTAGATCTGACGGGTATCCAAATGCAGTGCAGGATCTTTGAGGACCCACCAAGGCAGAGTTGTGCCGGCAATGCTGGCACACCAGAGAAACCAACAcccagtatgcacacacacaatcacacgaGTCACACACATGCCCACGGTCACGTTTATGATTACATCCCCCACCCCGTGACTCAGATGTGTAACAACCCTATATATAAGCCTAGAGAGGGAGAAATAGCTGAGGACGACAGAGCACAGTTTTCAGAGAAGAAAGACAATGGCACCAGTAGCAACAGTAACTACAGAACCTTGctagagaaagatagagagtgGACCTTGGCCGTTTCCAACTCTCAACTCAACACCATTGTCACAGTCAACCACTCAACGGCTGACATGGCAGGATTTCACGAGAACGGAGGGCTCTGCCCTACCGTCATTGACAGTCAGAGGCCCACACCGACAGTGGGCTTTGTAGACTGTTTGTATGGGACGGTACCCAAACTAAAGGACATGCATGTGGCGCATGCACATCCACCAGGCATGCAGTATCCAGATTTGCAGCAGGATGCACGGCTGAAGGAGACATTGCTTTTTACGGCGGGGAAAGGCTGTTACCCCGACCCGTCCCAAAGCGATTACCTCGAGTTAAGGGCCAAACTTCAAACCAAGCCGGATTACCTCGAAGTCTTGGAAAAATCTTACCGGTTTTAA